The Pseudochaenichthys georgianus unplaced genomic scaffold, fPseGeo1.2 scaffold_413_arrow_ctg1, whole genome shotgun sequence genome contains a region encoding:
- the cd34 gene encoding uncharacterized protein cd34, translated as MAMWRMTLLLGALLLSCEVKCEDATTEAPIVTTVINTATPAEAPAASTSPVSGDAITVAADGKTLPTAALGDQTFPATIISVDAVDKVPSGATSGPLRPRRNEEHHPGRRTQTRGGRWCRVWRVSGKEDISESNAVKVFLSTTDCETTKRIIQENPAGWCRKDNCDLKIFQEGNTALVSSEDADLATLADALKSEHLKEKLGVTKIETPSSSGSSVFVGILVSGLLAAVAITVGYLKCPRRTSGKGVRLAEEAFPADQENQGNTLASEAPLNPPQETPEKPSINGETPEAEKPDQPPPPTNGHTTTKTADTEL; from the exons ATGGCCATGTGGAGGATGACCCTGCTGCTCGGCGCTCTGCTGCTCAGCT GTGAGGTGAAGTGTGAGGATGCAACAACAGAAGCACCTATTGTTACCACAGTCATCAACACTG CGACACCTGCAGAAGCCCCCGCTGCCTCCACCTCTCCAGTATCTGGGGATGCTATCACTGTCGCTGCCGACGGTAAAACTCTTCCTACTGCTGCTCTTGGAGATCAAACATTCCCAGCCACCATCATTTCTGTGGATGCAGTTGATAAAGTACCGAGTGGAGCAACCTCAGGACCACTGCGCCCCCGACGTAATGAAGAACACCACCCCGGAAGACGCACCCAAACACGGGGAGGACGGTGGTG CCGGGTGTGGCGTGTGTCCGGGAAAGAAGACATTTCTGAGAGCAACGCAGTGAAGGTCTTCTTGTCCACAACCGATTGT gaaacAACAAAGCGCATCATCCAGGAGAACCCTGCAGGCTGGTGCCGCAAAGACAACTGTGACCTCAAAATCTTCCAGGAGGGCAACACAGCGCTGGTGTCCAGTGAAGACG CTGACCTGGCTACGCTGGCCGACGCCCTGAAGAGCGAACACTTGAAAGAAAAG CTGGGAGTCACAAAGATAGAGACCCCCTCCTCGTCCGGGTCCTCGGTGTTTGTGGGGATCCTGGTCAGCGGTCTGCTCGCCGCCGTCGCCATCACTGTGGGGTACCTGAAGTGCCCCCGCAGGACCAGCGGCAAGGGAGTCAGGCTG GCGGAGGAAGCGTTTCCGGCGGATCAGGAGAACCAGGGGAACACTCTGGCCTCCGAGGCGCCCCTGAACCCCCCTCAGGAAACCCCGGAGAAACCCAGCATCAACGGAGAAACCCCCGAGGCCGAAAAGCCAGACCAACCCCCCCCACCCACCAACGGTCACACCACCACCAAGACTGCAGACACCGAGCTgtga